A DNA window from Tolypothrix sp. NIES-4075 contains the following coding sequences:
- a CDS encoding DUF3987 domain-containing protein produces MTTQFPSFEIDTSQAIKQLELLGYQRGDAVYVRAFLPKVDPRYASGTARKADNLDFKQILQWQQQGYGVYFVINGGGHKDENVQLCRAVFIEHDDLEIELQRDLWQTLLLPEPTFQVQTRKSVHSYWVFEKPISVEDWKQLQTDLLTYTNADPAIKNPSRVMRLAGAWHIKPGENPLRCDIISQSGLKYTYETLRDSVPVLQHPESVQEKRSAVRSAESSSADAERTFTRSLSHFEPTAHEQQYTRYEDISVPVPVAVPLEVCLCKESRALLNFGVNEGGRNTNGAKLARDLIGTANHFTSIGQQFDGDPQQLLQDYADRCTPPLPTKEVESIWKSAEKDHPGPSCTPEGVETCIKAWYWNTHVKPNQNSSASSANPGFDNVSSVDKKQPVSDNTQREPHKSNANAGLKQTLRERILEILSRHDSESMRAIALMDLANLVKLPYRQIEQLVKLLTDEVDFDFDTLVATQKLSSLLKTCPYQLDLTRLLEPQFARLLIDTANAMPTAPEFLFTTLLATAASQIGSAARIVVKPSGNYTQPMVMWTSIVADSGSVKTPAQRVIIDPLVELETSAFERYQVEAAEYRKLQAACKGKKQDDSSSESLKVPIRQRYVTKDSTLETLQRIHGENPRGILYYRDEVVGLFKTRNQYRGGLGADEEQELDQFNGSAIIYDRSEKSVCLPKSAISRTGSIQWEVLAAIMGDHNDYNGSFARWLFCAAKSPKRYLRLVGENSAPHTGISQALRQLYIKLALVTEKDYFLSTDAAMLFEVWQHSLVDAQVAEESYGIRIVYPKIEAYTARLALWLHIVNAVLAGETPTQVISGNTMQKAIELAAYFLWQHKLIHTQNSPESGLTSWGLKIQKLAEQVGGATASMLKSGIRALRKKTTFEIRRLMEMMAAAGWGRVEGQGSNTVYMANGVPPKVIDKIDTKLTLVSVLETPTKTTFENKIDICETSVAADVVKEKVTNHDLNSSLDLENVESCQFVNSNAEMPTVSSADSIDIPRQSECQLSIDESLNIETPGVSEDDNAPHLVESADVPTLPLSDLEAGEAFQCQDSMATNYTDELSGDEALKAFQCQGQEFSETVADVMIAKRVKSEAQIANSISSEVTEKTQQDVNATSTSSNEHNHNLQPIEVLTSQPESITDNALEDNRKLQPIEVLTLAGERIGGYFIDACMRIANLTEKTQQFTFFDADGVMYVFEGQIRKAPSS; encoded by the coding sequence ATGACTACACAATTTCCATCATTTGAAATTGATACCTCCCAAGCGATTAAGCAGCTAGAACTTTTGGGATACCAGCGGGGTGATGCTGTTTATGTTCGAGCTTTCTTGCCAAAAGTTGACCCTCGTTATGCTTCAGGCACAGCACGCAAAGCCGATAATCTCGACTTCAAACAAATTTTGCAGTGGCAGCAGCAAGGTTACGGTGTATATTTTGTGATCAACGGTGGTGGTCATAAAGATGAAAATGTTCAACTTTGCCGTGCGGTTTTTATTGAGCATGACGATTTAGAAATAGAATTACAGCGGGATTTGTGGCAAACACTCTTGCTACCAGAACCAACCTTTCAAGTCCAAACGCGCAAATCCGTCCATTCTTACTGGGTGTTTGAAAAACCCATCTCAGTTGAAGATTGGAAGCAGTTGCAAACTGACCTGTTGACATACACCAACGCTGACCCAGCCATCAAAAATCCCAGTCGGGTGATGCGATTGGCTGGAGCATGGCATATTAAACCGGGGGAAAATCCGCTACGTTGCGATATTATCTCACAGTCTGGTCTGAAATACACCTATGAAACTTTGCGTGACTCTGTACCTGTATTGCAGCATCCTGAGTCAGTTCAAGAAAAGCGTTCAGCAGTGCGATCTGCTGAAAGCAGCAGCGCTGACGCAGAGCGGACGTTTACACGATCGCTATCGCACTTTGAACCGACTGCACACGAGCAACAGTACACTCGTTATGAAGATATTTCCGTACCTGTACCAGTTGCAGTGCCGCTTGAAGTCTGCCTCTGCAAAGAGTCTCGCGCTTTGCTTAACTTTGGGGTAAACGAAGGAGGTCGCAATACCAACGGGGCAAAACTTGCACGAGATTTAATTGGTACTGCTAATCATTTTACTAGCATCGGTCAGCAGTTTGACGGCGATCCACAGCAACTTTTACAGGATTATGCCGATCGCTGCACCCCACCCTTACCAACCAAAGAAGTTGAGAGCATCTGGAAATCAGCCGAGAAAGACCACCCCGGTCCCAGTTGCACTCCAGAAGGTGTAGAAACTTGCATTAAGGCTTGGTATTGGAATACTCATGTCAAGCCGAATCAAAATTCATCAGCTAGTTCTGCTAATCCTGGTTTCGATAATGTTTCCAGTGTAGATAAGAAGCAGCCTGTTTCAGATAACACACAGCGCGAACCTCATAAAAGTAACGCAAATGCTGGGCTCAAGCAGACACTTCGCGAACGCATTCTAGAAATTTTAAGCCGCCATGATTCCGAGTCAATGCGAGCGATCGCACTGATGGATTTGGCTAATTTGGTAAAGCTTCCATATCGACAAATTGAGCAGCTAGTTAAACTACTGACAGATGAAGTAGATTTCGACTTTGATACTTTAGTTGCCACGCAAAAACTTTCATCTCTGCTTAAAACTTGCCCTTACCAACTTGACCTTACCCGATTGCTCGAACCTCAGTTCGCCCGACTATTAATTGATACCGCAAACGCCATGCCGACGGCTCCGGAATTTTTATTTACGACGCTTCTGGCAACTGCGGCATCTCAGATTGGCTCGGCAGCACGAATAGTTGTCAAACCGTCCGGCAACTACACCCAACCAATGGTAATGTGGACGAGCATTGTTGCTGACTCTGGCTCCGTAAAAACTCCGGCACAACGAGTAATTATTGACCCATTAGTGGAATTAGAAACCTCAGCTTTTGAGCGCTATCAAGTAGAAGCAGCGGAATACAGGAAGTTACAAGCAGCATGTAAAGGTAAAAAGCAGGACGACTCATCATCAGAGTCTTTAAAAGTACCTATCCGTCAGCGCTACGTGACTAAGGATAGCACATTGGAAACATTGCAGCGGATTCATGGCGAAAACCCACGAGGGATATTGTACTACCGGGATGAAGTAGTAGGGCTATTTAAAACCCGCAATCAATATCGCGGTGGTTTAGGGGCTGATGAAGAGCAGGAACTCGATCAATTTAACGGGTCTGCAATTATTTACGATCGCTCAGAAAAATCTGTGTGTCTGCCTAAAAGTGCCATTTCCCGCACGGGTAGCATCCAGTGGGAAGTTTTAGCTGCCATAATGGGAGACCACAACGACTATAACGGCAGTTTTGCTCGGTGGTTGTTCTGCGCTGCCAAGTCTCCCAAACGTTATCTGCGATTAGTTGGAGAAAATTCTGCTCCCCATACTGGTATCTCCCAAGCGCTGCGTCAGCTTTACATAAAACTCGCCTTGGTGACAGAAAAAGACTACTTTTTAAGCACAGATGCAGCTATGCTTTTCGAGGTGTGGCAGCATTCTCTTGTAGATGCCCAAGTTGCTGAAGAATCCTATGGAATAAGAATAGTATATCCCAAGATTGAAGCTTACACAGCGCGATTGGCACTGTGGTTACACATTGTTAATGCTGTGTTAGCAGGTGAAACTCCGACCCAGGTGATTTCTGGAAACACGATGCAAAAAGCAATTGAGCTAGCGGCTTATTTTCTTTGGCAGCATAAATTAATTCATACTCAAAACTCCCCGGAATCGGGACTGACATCTTGGGGTCTGAAAATCCAGAAGTTGGCTGAACAAGTGGGAGGAGCTACAGCTTCCATGCTCAAAAGTGGTATTCGCGCTCTGCGGAAAAAAACAACTTTTGAAATTCGCCGACTGATGGAAATGATGGCAGCTGCGGGTTGGGGTCGTGTTGAAGGTCAAGGCTCTAATACAGTCTATATGGCAAACGGCGTGCCACCGAAAGTAATTGACAAAATTGACACAAAATTGACACTTGTGTCAGTCCTTGAAACGCCTACCAAAACTACATTTGAGAACAAAATTGACATCTGTGAAACATCTGTTGCGGCAGATGTTGTGAAAGAGAAGGTCACTAACCATGACTTAAATTCCTCATTAGACCTGGAAAATGTAGAGTCATGTCAATTTGTCAATTCAAATGCTGAAATGCCTACTGTAAGTAGCGCTGATTCGATTGACATTCCTCGTCAATCGGAGTGTCAATTGTCAATTGATGAATCGTTAAATATAGAAACCCCAGGCGTAAGCGAAGACGATAATGCACCTCATCTCGTTGAGTCAGCCGATGTACCAACCCTCCCGTTATCAGATTTGGAAGCTGGGGAAGCTTTTCAGTGTCAGGACTCTATGGCAACCAACTATACAGATGAGCTATCAGGTGATGAAGCGCTTAAAGCTTTTCAGTGTCAGGGACAGGAATTTAGTGAAACAGTAGCAGACGTAATGATAGCGAAGCGAGTAAAGAGCGAAGCGCAGATCGCTAACTCCATTTCCTCAGAAGTGACTGAAAAGACACAGCAAGATGTAAATGCAACGTCTACAAGTAGCAATGAACACAACCATAATCTCCAGCCTATTGAGGTATTGACATCACAACCGGAATCAATTACTGATAATGCGCTAGAAGACAACCGCAAGCTTCAGCCTATTGAAGTATTAACTCTGGCTGGGGAACGGATTGGTGGATATTTCATCGATGCTTGCATGAGAATTGCCAATTTAACTGAAAAAACGCAGCAATTCACTTTCTTTGATGCAGACGGGGTGATGTATGTCTTTGAAGGACAAATCCGAAAAGCACCATCAAGCTAG
- a CDS encoding IS1 family transposase (programmed frameshift) — translation MNCPNCASTHIRKNGHRRGKQNYICRSCDRQFIESYSKRGYSNEIKEQCLKMYVNGMGFRAIERQTGVNHNTVMNWVKLVAAPLPDAPEYSEIPEIAQVDELETFVGKKKNKIWLWTAANKGKPGILAWVLGDRSAKTFKRLWKIIKCWKCFLYVTDGYPVYPCFIDDCDHLVKKTYMTRIEGENTRLRHYLARLHRRTLCYSKSKEMLSLSIKLLLHYLKNGVVPISA, via the exons ATGAACTGTCCTAACTGTGCATCTACCCATATCCGCAAGAACGGTCATCGGCGTGGTAAACAAAACTACATTTGCCGTTCATGCGATCGCCAATTTATTGAATCATATTCAAAACGAGGATATTCCAATGAAATTAAAGAGCAATGTTTAAAAATGTATGTCAATGGAATGGGTTTTCGTGCCATTGAACGCCAGACTGGAGTGAACCATAATACCGTGATGAATTGGGTAAAACTTGTGGCGGCTCCTTTACCTGATGCCCCAGAATATTCAGAAATCCCTGAAATTGCCCAAGTTGATGAATTAGAGACGTTTGTCGGTAAAAAAAA AAACAAAATTTGGTTGTGGACAGCCGCCAACAAAGGAAAGCCAGGTATTCTAGCTTGGGTTTTAGGAGACCGTAGTGCCAAGACATTTAAACGTTTGTGGAAGATTATTAAGTGTTGGAAATGTTTTTTGTATGTAACTGATGGATATCCCGTGTATCCTTGTTTTATTGATGATTGCGACCATTTAGTCAAGAAAACTTACATGACACGAATTGAGGGAGAAAATACAAGATTAAGACATTATTTAGCACGGCTACATCGTCGCACACTTTGTTATTCTAAATCCAAAGAAATGCTGAGTCTGTCTATTAAATTGTTACTGCACTACCTTAAGAACGGGGTTGTGCCCATCTCAGCCTAA
- a CDS encoding DUF6972 family protein: protein MSLIDRELTLDTRHIAKHLPNTPQSSQLLKSEGSAHLFNDETTMVMVTQAIMAQGEFTGVVRGHERYGLYFDEPIGYRLSIDGSRIALSYGEMKVKGNKYHVIPRTKPS, encoded by the coding sequence ATGAGTTTAATTGACCGCGAACTAACTCTCGACACCAGACACATTGCCAAGCATCTTCCAAATACTCCCCAATCCTCACAGTTGCTAAAATCTGAAGGTAGCGCTCATTTATTTAATGATGAAACCACAATGGTCATGGTTACTCAAGCAATCATGGCACAGGGGGAGTTTACAGGAGTTGTTCGCGGGCATGAGCGCTATGGACTATACTTTGACGAACCGATTGGATATCGTCTCAGTATCGATGGCAGCAGAATTGCACTTTCCTACGGCGAAATGAAAGTAAAAGGAAACAAATACCATGTCATCCCCCGTACAAAACCTAGCTGA